A DNA window from Streptomyces canus contains the following coding sequences:
- the rfbC gene encoding dTDP-4-dehydrorhamnose 3,5-epimerase, with amino-acid sequence MKATEVPEIAGAYLFEPTPYADERGFFCRTFDVDVVRSVGLDPHAFVQDSVSRSVRGVLRGLHLRSGAGEAKLVRCSYGQIFDVVVDLRPDSPTYRNRAFFELSGERQTTLYIPAGCAHGFQALTETADTSYRIDRPHDPSEDVTIAFDDPELDIPWPLPVASMSQRDREAPSLAEVLKHKEG; translated from the coding sequence ATGAAAGCGACCGAAGTCCCCGAGATCGCCGGCGCGTACCTGTTCGAGCCGACACCGTACGCCGACGAACGCGGCTTCTTCTGCCGCACCTTCGACGTCGACGTGGTCCGCTCGGTGGGCCTCGACCCGCACGCCTTCGTTCAGGACAGCGTGTCCCGTTCGGTCCGGGGCGTGCTGCGCGGCCTGCACCTGCGCTCCGGCGCCGGCGAGGCCAAGCTGGTGCGGTGCTCGTACGGGCAGATCTTCGACGTCGTCGTGGACCTGCGGCCGGACTCGCCGACGTACCGGAACCGGGCCTTCTTCGAGCTGTCCGGCGAGAGGCAGACGACCCTGTACATCCCGGCGGGGTGCGCGCACGGCTTCCAGGCGCTTACCGAAACCGCCGACACCTCGTACCGTATCGACCGTCCGCACGATCCGTCCGAGGACGTCACGATCGCCTTCGACGACCCGGAGCTCGACATTCCCTGGCCGCTGCCGGTCGCCTCGATGTCCCAGCGGGACCGGGAGGCACCGAGCCTCGCCGAGGTCCTGAAGCACAAGGAAGGATGA
- a CDS encoding phosphatase PAP2 family protein, with translation MTGRPTPAVLPPSLRARLGLVAALAALVVVVLAVLYAGHSRPGRVDRWIIPPTADSVRPPWRHVALALDFLGEPAGSVMLVMVIVAGCLLLRRPRAAVLVVAGAAMAVGTATLLKHLVGRTIHGAGNLSYPSGHTAFFTALAFIVALLAAGRLGLGRTAGTSLVLCTALLAGAAMGWAQVALGAHYPTDVLGGWCTALAVIPATAWLVDQAADRTADRLVDRTAGAGQREPR, from the coding sequence GTGACCGGCCGGCCGACGCCCGCGGTGCTGCCCCCGTCGCTGCGCGCGCGGCTCGGGCTGGTCGCGGCCCTCGCCGCGCTGGTGGTCGTCGTGCTCGCTGTCCTGTACGCCGGCCACAGCCGGCCCGGCAGGGTGGACAGGTGGATCATCCCGCCGACCGCGGACAGCGTACGGCCGCCGTGGCGGCACGTCGCTCTGGCTCTGGACTTCTTGGGAGAGCCCGCCGGATCGGTGATGCTGGTCATGGTCATCGTGGCGGGCTGCCTGCTGCTTCGGCGTCCCCGCGCGGCGGTGCTCGTCGTTGCCGGCGCCGCCATGGCCGTGGGGACGGCGACGCTGCTCAAGCATCTGGTGGGGCGCACCATCCACGGCGCCGGCAACCTGTCCTATCCGAGCGGGCACACCGCCTTCTTCACCGCGCTCGCCTTCATCGTGGCGCTGCTCGCGGCCGGCCGGCTCGGCCTCGGCAGGACGGCCGGCACGTCACTCGTGCTCTGCACGGCGCTCCTGGCCGGCGCCGCGATGGGATGGGCGCAGGTCGCCCTGGGCGCGCACTACCCGACCGACGTGCTTGGTGGCTGGTGCACCGCGCTGGCGGTGATTCCGGCGACCGCGTGGCTGGTCGACCAGGCAGCTGACCGGACGGCCGACCGGTTGGTCGATCGGACGGCCGGCGCCGGTCAGCGGGAGCCTCGCTGA
- a CDS encoding glutamate-1-semialdehyde 2,1-aminomutase gives MTTEHTEETAEFLLPRSRTANERLHALIPGGAHTYAKGDDQYPEGLAPVISHGRGAHVWDVDGNRYIEYGSGLRSVSLGHAHPRVTEAVRREIDRGSNFVRPSIVEVEAAERFLGTVPTAEMVKFAKNGSDATTAAVRLARAATGRRRVALCADHPFFSTDDWFIGTTPMSAGIPESTNELTVAFPYGDLAATEELLTRYQDEVACLILEPATHTEPPPGYLAGLRELADRYGCVLIFDEMITGFRWSEAGAQGLYGVVPDLSTFGKALGNGFAVSALAGRRELMERGGLRHSGERVFLLSTTHGAETHSLAAAMAVQTIYAEEGVTARLHTLGERLAAGVRDAAAGMGVGEHIVVRGRASNLVFATLDENGQPSQEYRTLFLRRLLAGGVLAPSFVVSSALSDADIDHTVDVVAQACAVYRKALDAADPTPWVGGRPVKPVFRRLA, from the coding sequence TTGACCACCGAGCACACCGAAGAGACCGCGGAGTTCCTCCTGCCCCGGTCGCGGACAGCGAACGAGCGGCTGCACGCCCTGATCCCCGGAGGCGCGCACACCTACGCCAAGGGCGACGACCAGTACCCCGAGGGCCTGGCCCCGGTCATCAGCCACGGCCGCGGTGCCCACGTGTGGGATGTCGACGGCAACCGGTACATCGAGTACGGCTCCGGCCTGCGGTCGGTCAGCCTCGGCCACGCCCACCCACGCGTGACCGAGGCGGTGCGGCGGGAAATCGACCGCGGCAGCAACTTCGTCCGGCCGTCCATCGTGGAGGTCGAAGCCGCGGAACGCTTCCTGGGCACGGTGCCGACCGCCGAGATGGTGAAGTTCGCGAAGAACGGCTCCGACGCCACCACCGCCGCGGTGCGCCTCGCCCGCGCCGCCACCGGGCGCCGGCGGGTGGCCCTCTGCGCCGACCATCCGTTCTTCTCCACCGACGACTGGTTCATCGGCACCACGCCGATGTCCGCCGGCATCCCGGAGTCGACCAACGAGCTCACCGTGGCGTTCCCCTATGGGGACCTGGCAGCCACGGAGGAACTGCTCACCCGGTACCAGGACGAGGTCGCCTGTCTGATCCTCGAGCCCGCCACCCACACCGAGCCGCCGCCCGGGTACCTCGCCGGTCTGCGCGAGCTGGCCGACCGGTACGGCTGCGTACTGATCTTCGACGAGATGATCACCGGCTTCCGCTGGTCCGAGGCGGGCGCCCAGGGCCTGTACGGCGTCGTCCCCGACCTCTCCACGTTCGGCAAGGCGCTGGGCAACGGATTCGCCGTCTCCGCGCTGGCCGGGCGCCGCGAGCTGATGGAGCGGGGCGGGCTGCGCCACTCCGGCGAACGGGTGTTCCTGCTGTCCACCACGCACGGCGCGGAAACGCACTCGCTGGCCGCCGCGATGGCCGTGCAGACCATCTACGCCGAAGAGGGCGTCACCGCGCGGCTGCACACCCTCGGTGAGCGGTTGGCTGCCGGTGTCCGCGACGCGGCGGCCGGTATGGGCGTCGGCGAGCACATCGTCGTCCGGGGCCGGGCCAGCAACCTGGTCTTCGCCACCCTCGACGAGAACGGGCAGCCGTCGCAGGAGTACCGCACTCTGTTCCTGCGCCGGCTCCTCGCGGGCGGGGTGCTGGCCCCGTCGTTCGTGGTGAGCAGCGCGCTCAGCGACGCCGACATCGATCACACCGTCGACGTGGTGGCCCAGGCATGTGCGGTGTACCGGAAGGCACTGGACGCCGCCGACCCCACCCCCTGGGTGGGCGGACGACCGGTGAAGCCTGTATTCCGTCGTTTGGCGTGA